A DNA window from Aspergillus nidulans FGSC A4 chromosome V contains the following coding sequences:
- a CDS encoding Zn(II)2Cys6 transcription factor (transcript_id=CADANIAT00003848) — protein MHSTRTRTRSGCLPCRSRRRKCDERRPQCQRCEARGYICQWGLKASFHPSRSLRLSTPERAALLAIEKGRQDPATDIQNDDPRSSLEPSAPIIIDDTAEVVRYYREPCDGLSPCGSDPLHDESPLPNETCPGIPRADHVQPTLNFASHDSVRANANARRSPVNEVTIESLLSPTQSGSISDIGENRLRQGGPVPVQQLGDSPSSYALPFSLGLAASRNASWLPEPSMPITSEESARLFSLYLYETGTWCETTDSERHFTLSSVHQMMASKSFLASAIALASRQRDAVQDQPRPLTLELYQYTIQLLLRQDPDEASATVLATCTLLCVYEMMASCVWEWRRHLKGCASLLHSRKWNGSCSGIVKACFWAFARIDVWAAFISGKRLLIPTDSWVDNSSIPLVAANGTLDDYCNLAILVFARIVNLLADAQLSNRDSDPAYSSVGKLWDELQEWWRLRPKEACPLLREPSTATNPFPTAVFSRSSSICGNTFYHAGSILLLQSGCLRRRVDAPVSVMDPVWHARELGGISVSNISQYVPRCCALRKELTRSAEYSPNWVNQLQPLYIAGTAFSENHVSSFQDTSGRNQSTWIGSHLEVPWGRPVPSVAADMTEKYASEKIALLKQLARIEYCPANDDWPMAPTAGSVTGLSNQYHVTMILLASKGDSYLQK, from the exons GCCATGTCGCAGCCGTCGCAGGAAAT GTGATGAAAGACGGCCACAGTGTCAACGCTGTGAAGCACGTGGATACATCTGTCAGTGGGGCCTGAAGGCCTCTTTTCATCCCTCCCGTAGCCTCCGGTTATCAACTCCCGAGAGGGCAGCCCTCCTAGCAATCGAGAAGGGACGGCAAGATCCCGCGACTGATATACAGAATGATGATCCGAGGTCGTCGCTGGAGCCTTCCGCGCCCATT ATAATAGATGATACTGCAGAGGTAGTCAGGTATTATCGGGAGCCTTGCGATGGTCTTTCACCGTGTGGCTCTGATCCCCTACACGACGAGTCCCCGCTGCCTAATGAGACATGTCCGGGTATCCCCCGGGCGGACCATGTTCAACCCACGCTCAATTTTGCCTCACATGATTCTGTCCGGGCGAACGCAAATGCCAGAAGGTCGCCTGTTAACGAGGTCACTATTGAAAGTTTGCTATCCCCTACTCAGTCAGGTAGTATAAGTGATATTGGTGAGAACAGGCTGCGACAAGGTGGTCCAGTACCAGTGCAGCAGCTGGGAGACAGTCCTAGTTCATATGCGCTGCCGTTTTCTTTAGGACTGGCTGCGTCTCGGAATGCGTCATGGTTGCCGGAGCCCTCGATGCCCATAACAAGCGAGGAAAGTGCCCGTTTGTTCTCGTTATATCTCTATGAGACTGGGACTTGGTGTGAGACCACTGATTCGGAGAGGCATTTCACACTGAGCAGTGTCCACCAGATGATGGCTTCGAAATCGTTCCTCGCATCGGCTATCGCATTGGCATCGCGACAACGGGATGCCGTCCAGGACCAGCCAAGACCACTGACACTCGAGCTGTATCAATATACAATCCAACTCTTACTCCGTCAGGATCCGGATGAAGCAAGCGCAACCGTGTTGGCGACTTGCACTCTTCTTTGTGTCTACGAGATGATGGCGTCATGCGTGTGGGAGTGGCGGCGTCACCTGAAG GGCTGCGCCAGTCTCTTGCATTCTCGAAAATGGAACGGTTCATGTAGCGGCATCGTAAAGGCCTGCTTTTGGGCCTTCGCTCGAATCG ACGTCTGGGCCGCCTTCATTAGCGGCAAACGGCTTCTCATTCCTACTGACTCGTGGGTCGATAATAGCTCCATTCCGTTGGTAGCAGCCAATGGCACGCTTGACGATTATTGCAACTTGGCAATTCTCGTCTTTGCACGGATCGTGAATCTCCTAGCGGACGCCCAACTTAGCAATAGGGATAGCGATCCTGCGTACTCTTCCGTCGGAAAACTCTGGGACGAACTTCAAGAGTGGTGGCGCCTGCGTCCCAAAGAAGCTTGTCCCCTACTCAGGGAGCCGTCGACGGCTACGAATCCTTTTCCAACTGCGGTATTTTCCCGGTCATCTTCCA TTTGTGGTAATACCTTTTATCATGCTGGCTCTATTTTACTTCTTCAATCTGGCTGCCTCAGGAGAAGAGTTGACGCGCCAGTCTCTGTAATG GATCCTGTCTGGCATGCTCGTGAACTTGGCGGGATCTCTGTTTCGAATATTTCACAGTATGTGCCTCGCTGTTGCGCTCTGCGGAAAGAGCTGACCAGGTCCGCGGAATACAGTCCTAACTGGGTCAATCAATTACAACCTCTTTATATTGCTGGCACGGCGTTTTCAGAAAATCACGTGAGCTCCTTCCAAGACACATCCGGACGTAACCAGTCCACGTGGATTGGCTCTCACCTAGAGGTCCCTTGGGGCCGCCCGGTTCCTTCAGTGGCCGCAGATATGACCGAAAAGTATGCCTCTGAGAAGATCGCGCTTCTCAAGCAATTGGCACGAATTGAGT ATTGCCCAGCGAATGACGATTGGCCAATGGCTCCCA CTGCCGGAAGTGTTACAGGACTTTCTAATCAATACCACGTTACGATGATCTTG CTGGCTAGCAAGGGGGACAGCTATTTGCAGAAGTAG